Below is a genomic region from Microbacterium esteraromaticum.
CACCGAGATCGTCGCCGTGGTGCGGCTGCTCCAGCGGGGTGCTGTCGGCTCCCCGTCCGGATCGACGCCGTACGGCCAGGACGTCACCTCGAGCACGTACCCCCGCTCCGTGTCGAGGACGAAATCGATCGCCGAGGTGTCGCCGTTCGTCCTCGTCCGCTCGTAGCGCAGCGTCGACCTGTCGGCGTCGGTGGACACGACCTCGACCCCGTCGAGCGTCGCGAAGGCTCGCAGCATGGAGGCACGCGCCGATGCGGGTGCGAGGTTGAAGACCGACACGTCGCTGATCGTCTCGGCGAAGTAGTGCCCGAGTCCGTTCGCATCCCCCTCACCCTCGTATCGAGAGGAGAACCAGTCGATCACCCCCGGCACGTCGTCAGGCAGATCGGCGTAGAGCTCACGATCGTCGAGGTGGTACTCGAAGGTCTCGCCGTCACCCCCGCCGCCCTCCGCGAGACCGCCCGGGTAGCGGTTCACGCCACCGAGCCCTCTGCCCGGATCCTGCTCGGCCCACTCCGCGAGGGCCTCTGCCGACCCCGTCCCCTGCGCGTCGACCACGGTGTACGGGATCCGCTCGCGCACCCACACGTCGTCCGCGTTCGCCGGGACCCAGGTCGTGCCCCGATCCTGGACGACGAGGATCGCCTCGGCATCCTCCGGATCGTGGTTGTTGAAACGGGCTCCCTCCGGCATGTCCGCATCCCAGGTGGTGTGCATCGAGAAGGCGGTCTCCAGCTTCAGGTACCTGCCGGGCTCCAGCGGCATCGCCGCACCCTTCTCCGCCCCCGCGGCCGCCTCCTCGAACACCGCGGCCGATGCGCTCGACGCGTCCGGGGGTGCGAGCACGGTCCCGACGACGATCGCCGTCACCGCCGACGCCGCCACCAGTCCGCCGACGCCTATCCACCGTCCCCTGGCGATCCGCTTCGCCTTCGGCTGTGCCGCGCCGATCGAGCGCATCAGAGCACGACGCGCCGCCGCGACGTCCTTCTCGTCGATGTGCGCCTCGGCCCCGCCGATCTCACGCACCTGTTCCATAAGCGACATCGCTCTCCTCCTTCGCCATCCAGGTCAGTCGGGCCGCGGTGTGCGAGCCCGGAGGTGCGAGCCTCCGCCGAACGCGATTCAACCGCGAACGGACGGTTCCGACCGGCACGCCGAGCGCGATCGCGATCTGCTCGTAGGTCAGATCGCCCCACGCGTACAGCAGCAGCGTGTCGCGATCCCGTGCCGACAGCGCCGCGATGCGGGGCGCGAGCGCCCTCACCGCCGCATCGGCGTCGATCCGCTCATCGACCCCACCATGACCCCCGTCGCCGACAGGCGCAGCGGCGGACGCGGCGGCGAACGACCGCCACTGCCTGGCCTCATCAGCGCGGTGCCGCTTCACGATCCGCGTCGCGATGCCGAGCAGCCACGGCAGCGCAGAACCGACGCTCCGGTCGAACGAGGCACGTCGGCGGAACGCCACGAGGAACGTCTCGCTGAGCGCGTCGTCCACGGCGTCCGCCCCCACCCGTCGCCGGATATAGCCGCCGACGGGACGGACGTGTCTCTCGAATATCCCGGAGAAGGCCTCCGGCTCCTCGAGCGATCGCTCGATGATCTCGCTGTCTGTGCTCACACCGGGTATTGCCTTCGCGCGCGGGAACGGTTCACGGAATCCTCTCATCGCGATCGATACGCTGAATGCCATGGCCACTCCAGAGTTCGTCCTCGTGCTGCGCGAGCACATCGGCACCGCACCGCTTCCCCTCGTCGGCACCACGGCCATCGTCTTCCGCGACGAGAAGGTGCTGCTCGGCAAGCGCGCGGACAACGGAGCGTGGCAGTCCGTCTCCGGCATCGTCGAGCCTGGCGAGGAGCCGGCAGACGCCGCGGCACGCGAGTGCCTCGAGGAGGCGGGAGTGGTCGTCTCGGTCGACAGGCTCGCACTCGTGCAGCAGCTCCCCCGGATCACCTATGCCAACGGCGATCAGGTCGACTACCTCGACCTCGTCTTCCGCTGCACCTGGGTGTCGGGAGACCCGCATCCGGCCGACGGCGAGCTGACCGAGGTCGGCTTCTACGACCTCGCGGCGATGGGTGACGTCGACGACGCGCATGTGCGCAAGATCGCCCTTGCGATGGCGGAGGACGATCCGGCGACCTTCCGCGGCGGTCGCGTCAGGCGCTGAGGTCGAGCCGCATCACCACACGAGGGAATCCGTCGAGCACCGAGCCTGTGTCCGCTGCCCTCTCGAAACCCGCACTCTCGAACAGCGATCGCGTGCCGACGTACATCATCGTCTGATTGACCTTCTCTCCGCGGTTGTCTACCGGATAGCCCTCAACGGCCGGCGCCCCGCGCTCACGCGCATAGTCGACCGCACCGGCGATCAGCGCATGCATGACGCCCTGCTTGCGGTGACCGGGTCGCACGCGGAAGCACCACAGCGACCACACGTCGACGTCATCGATGTGCGGGATGAGCCGGTTGCGCGCGAAGCTGGTGTCGCGTCGCGGGTGCAGAGCCGCCCAGCCGACGGGCTCGCCGTCGAGGTAGGCGATCACGCCCGGCGGCGGATCGTGGTCGCAGAGCTCGCGCACGCGGTCGGCGCGCGCCTCGCCGCGCAGCGCCACGTTCTCTTTGTTCCCGATGCGATAGCTCAGGCAGAAGCAGACGTTCGACGCCGGGTTCTTCGGCCCTACCAGGGTGGCGACGTCGTCGAAGCGCGTCGCCGGCCTCACCTCTATGCTCACCTGCGCAGTCTCGCGCATGGCACCGACATCGGCTCGGAGCGACGCGGTCAGTCCTCGGCGCGCCCCGGGTCGAGCGCCTCGAGCGCGTGTCGGAAGTCGGCGGGATACGGCGACTCGAACTGCACCCACTCGCCGGTGGCGGGGTGGCTGAACGCCAGGCGGTGCGCGTGCAGCCACTGCCTGCTCAGCCCCAGTCTCGCAGAGAGCGTCGGGTCGGCTCCGTAGAGCGGGTCTCCCACGCAGGGATGCCGGTGCGCGGCCATGTGCACGCGGATCTGATGGGTGCGCCCGGTCTCCAGGTGGATCTCGAGCAGCGACGCGCCGGGGAACGCCTCGAGAGTCTCGTAGTGCGTCACCGACGGCTTGCCGTCGGGCACGACGGCAAACTTCCAGCTGTGATTCGGGTGGCGGCCGATCGGCGCGTCGATGGTTCCGGAGAGCGGGTCGGGATGCCCCTGGACCACGGCATGGTAGATCTTCTCGACCGTTCGCTCCTTGAAAGCGCGCTTGAGCACCGTGTACGCGCGCTCGGTCTTGGCGACGACCATCAGCCCGCTGGTTCCCACGTCGAGCCGATGCACGACCCCCTGTCGCTCGGGAGCGCCGCTGGTGGCGACACGGAACCCGGCCGCCGCGAGGGCGCCGACGACCGTCGGACCCTCCCAGCCCAGCGACGGGTGCGCTGCGACGCCGGTGGGCTTGTCGACGACGACGATGTCCTCGTCATCGTGCACGATCCCGAGTTCGGGAACCGGGATCGGCTCGATCCTCGGCTCCTCCTTCGGCGCCCAGCTCACATCGAGCCAGCCGCCGGCCCGCAGACGATCCGACTTTCCGAGCGGGGCGCCGTCGAGAGTGACGCCACCCGCCTCGGCGACCTCGGCTGCGAAGGTGCGCGAGAAGCCGAGCATCTTCGCCAGGGCCGCGTCGACGCGCTGGCCGTCGAGCCCGTCGGGGACGGGAAGGCTGCGGGACTGCACGATCAGGCTCCCGCGGACGCGGCGGCGTCCTCATGGCCGGTCACGGCGTCGTCATCACTCGCGGCGTGGTCGCGCTCGCGCGTGCCGTCGAGACGCACCCCGAACACCACCAGCAGCGCCACGGCGATCATGCCCGACACGATGAAGATGTCGGCGACGTTGAAGATCGCGGGCAGCATCCAGGGCATCGAGATCATGTCGACCACGTGGCCGACCGCGAAACCCGGTTCGCGCAGCAGACGGTCGGTGAGGTTGCCGAGCACCCCGCCGAGCAGGCACCCGAGCACGACGGCCCAGAGTCGCGAGCTGACCTCGAACGTCTTCCAGATGATGATCCCGGTGACGACGGTCATGGCGATCGTGAAGATCCAGGTCATGTTGGAGGCGATCGAGAAGGCGGCGCCGGCGTTGCGCACGTAGTACAGCTGGAGGAACTCTCCCAGCACGGGCACGGCCTCGTGCTTGGGAAGGTTCTCGATCGTGAGGTGCTTCACATACTGATCGGCGGCCAGCACGAGCGTCGCGAGAAGAGCGACGATCGCGCCGGCCGCCGACCGACGAAGGGGACGACGTCCTGCCAAGAGTGACCTACAGGCCGATGGCGGAGACGGGCGTCGAGTCCGTCGGAGACTTCTGGTCGAGATCGCGCAGCTGGCCCTCGATCATCGCGCGCAGCTTGCCGCGGTAGTCGCGCTCGAACTCGCGGAGCTCGGTGATGCGACCTTCGAGGGTGTTGCGCTCGCGCTCGAGTCGTGCGGACTCCTCGCGCTGCTTGGCCTCGGCCTCGGTGCGGATGCGCGCGACCTCAGCCTCGGCGTCTTCGATGAGCTGCTTGCGCTTGGCCTCGCCCTCGGCGACGTGCTCGTCGTGCAGGCGCTGGGCGAGCTCGATGATGCCGGCGGAGGTGCCGGTGCTCGAGCCTTCGGCCACAGGGGCCGGGGCGGGCGCCGGAGCGGCCGCTGCGACAGGAGCCGGGGCGTTCTCGCCGGACTCGAACGCGGCGAGCTTCGCCTTCAGCTCGTTGTTCTCCTCGATGGTCTTGCGCCATTCAACGACGATCTCGTCGAGGTAGTCGTCGACCTCCTCAGGGTCGAAGCCGTCCTTGAATCGAACGTGCTGGAACTCCTTGTGGACGACGTCATCCGGGGTAAGTGCCATGGGTGGCTCCTCTTTCGATGAGTTCGGTTGCCAGTCGCTGAGAGCCGGCGATGTGGTTCTTCCGACGCGTACCCGGGGCGCGCGTCTGGGAGCCAAGCATAGTCCCCCAGTCTGAGCGGCGCGATGCGAGCACGCTCAGCAGGTCAGGTCAGAGCGCGCACGATCGCCATCAGGATGAGCACGCTGAGCATCGTCAGCATGAACCCGAAATCGAGGGCGATCGAGCCGATCCGCAGCGGCGGGACCAGCCGACGGAAGAAGCGGATGGGCGGATCGGTCACGGTGTAGACGATCTCCGCCGCGACCAGTCCCGCGCCGCGAGGACGCCAGGATCGGTTGAACAGCGGGATGTACTCGAGCACGAGTCGCACGATGAGCACGAGCACGTACAGGGTCAGCACCAGTTCGACGATGCCGCCGACGATGCTGAGGATCGCTCCCACGGATCAGGAGTCGAACGAGGCGGAATCCGCCTGCGCGATGCCGCCCTGACCCGACACGGCGATGTTCTCGGGCGAGAGCAGGAAGACCTTGCTGGTGACCCGCTCGATGCGTCCGTACAGGCCGAGCGAGAGACCGCTCGCGAAGTCGATCAGGCGGCGCGCGTCTGCGTCGCTCATCTGCGACAGGTTGATGATCACCGGGACGCCCTCGCGGAAGTTCTCGGCGATGATCTGCGCATCGCGGTACTGCTTGGGGTGCACGGTGAGGATCTCGTTGACCGCGCCGGCAGCGGGCTGACGCACCGCGGTCGGGCGGCGCAGCGGCGTGACGGGAGCCGGTGCGGCCTCGTCGCGCTCAGGCGTCTCGTGCTTGTCACGGGAGGCTCGCGCCGGCGTCTGCGCGGCTTCCTCCTCGTAGACCTCTTCCTCGTCGGCGAGGCCGAGATACACCATGGTCTTCTTCAGCGGGTTACCCATCGTGTCCTCCGGTTCGAACGTTCGGGCTGGTCTGGTTGAAAGGCTAACCCCGGTCGGGGCGCGGTCCTGTGATTGCGGATCCGATCCGCAGGTGTGTCGCACCCGCATGGATCGCCGCTTCGAAATCCCCGGTCATCCCGGCCGAGATCCACGTGGCCTCGGGGCGAGGGAGCGGATGCGGTCGGCGACATCGCGCAGCCGCGCGAAGGCGGATGCCGGCTCCTCGTCGAGAGGCGCGACGGCCATCACGCCACGAAGCCGCAGCGACGGGAGGCCGAGCACATGCTCGGTCAGCGCCTCGGCGTCTGCGAGGGTGCTCCCGCCGCGTCCCTCGTCCTCGGTGAGGTTCACCTGAACGAGGACATCGAGCACGTCATCGCCGACAGCGGCACGGTGCAGCGCGTCGGCGAGCCTGACCCGGTCGACGGAGTGCACGACGTCGGCGTCACGCCGGATCATCGCCGCCTTGTTGGTCTGGGCCTGACCGATGAAATGCCAGCGCACGTCGACGCCGTCGAGGTCCGCAAGCTTCGCCGACATCTCCTGCTGGCGGTTCTCGCCGACATCTGCGACGCCGAGCCCGTGCAGCTCGCGCACCAGGGAGGCCGGGTGGAACTTGGTCACCACGATCCGGGTGATCTCCCCCGGATCCCGGCCCGCCTGGCGCGCGGCGTCGGCGATGCGCTCGTCGATCGCCGACAGCCGCGCGCTGAGCGTCACTTCAGGAACTCGGGGATGTCGATGTCGTCGTCGGAGAAGGCCGGCTCGATGCTGGAGGCGACGGGCGCGGGCGCCACGGCCGGCTTGACCGGCTCGGGGCGCTCCTCTGCGGAGGTCTCCTCGACGCGCACCTCGGGCAGCGGGTTCGCCGCCGGGCGCTCGACGACCATCGGCTCGAGACGAGGAGCGGGCTCACCGCCGTCGAAGCCGGCCGCGATCACCGTGACGCGAACCTCGTCGCCGAGCGTGTCGTCGATAACCGTTCCGAAGATGATGTTGGCCTCGGGGTGCGCGGCCTCCTTGACGAGGTCGGCGGCATCGTGGATCTCGAAGATGCCGAGGTTCGATCCACCCTGGATCGACAGCAGCACGCCGTGGGCGCCCTCGATCGACGCCTCGAGGAGCGGCGACTCGACTGCGAGCTCGGCGGCCTTGATGGCACGGTCGGCGCCGCGGGCAGAGCCGATGCCCATGAGGGCGGATCCGGCTCCCTGCATGACCGACTTCACGTCGGCGAAGTCGAGGTTGATCAGACCGGGCGTGGTGATCAGGTCGGTGATGCCCTGCACACCGGCCAGCAGCACCTGGTCGGCCGTGGCGAACGCCTCGATCATCGAGATGCCGCGATCGCTGATCTCGAGGAGACGGTCGTTCGGCACCACGATGAGGGTGTCGACCTCTTCCTTGAGCTTCGCGACGCCGGCTTCGGCCTGGCTCTGGCGGCGGCGGCCCTCGAACGAGAACGGCTTGGTCACGACGCCGATGGTCAGGGCGCCGATCGACTTGGCGATGCGCGCGACGACGGGCGCTCCGCCCGTGCCGGTGCCGCCTCCCTCGCCGGCGGTGACGAAGACCATGTCGGCGCCGGTCAGCGCCTGCTCGATCTCCTCCGCGTGGTCCTCGGCGGCGCGACGACCGACCTCCGGGTCGGCTCCCGCGCCGAGGCCGCGGGTCAGCTCGCGCCCCACGTCGAGCTTGACGTCGGCGTCGCTCATCAGCAGCGCCTGGGCGTCGGTGTTGACGGCGATGAACTCGACTCCGCGGAGTCCGAGCTCGATCATGCGGTTGACGGCGTTGACGCCGCCACCGCCGACGCCGACGACCTTGATCACGGCGAGGTAGTTCTGGTTCTGGCTCATGGCCGGCCTCCGTTATTCGAGCCTGACGAGGGATAAACCTTAAACCTCAACGAGAGGGTTAAACTGTTTCCCGGTATTGCGTTCTCGTCAACGACGGTATGCGCAACGTCCCTCTGCGCCCGCACCGACACGGCGTGTCGCCGCGATCGATCCGCATCCCGGCATCCTGCGACTCCGACCGCCGCTCCGATACCGCGCGGGCGCGCCCTCAGCGCACGACGGGAACGGTGGGCGACGACACGTCGAAGGTGCTCGACCCCGGCGACGCGGCGATCAGGCGCACCAGCACGGCGGCCTTGCGCACCGAGTCCTTCTCACTCCCCCACACGACGGTCTTGCCGTCGCCGAGACGCAGCGTGACGTCGTCGCCCGATGTCGCCCGCACCTCGGCGACGGTAGAGCGGAGGTCCGCGGGGAGCGACCGCATCACCAGGCCCGCGCTGTGGAACGCGGCCGAGCGGACTCCCCCTGCGACATCGAGCTCAGGCCGACCCTCCGGCAGTTCGGGACTCGACGCGAGCACGACACCCGCCGCGTCGACCACCGAGTACCCGTCGTCGCCGCGGATCGCGCCGATCGGCGTCCGCTCCACGATCCGCACCAGCAGCTCGCGCGGCGGGCGCACCTCGAGGGCGTACGACTCGATGACGGGGAACTCCGCGAGCGCCGACCTCACCTCGTCTGCGTCAACCAGGGCGAGCGGTGCGCCGATCTGCCCCGACAGCGACTGCTGCACGACTGCGGGATCGATCGTCGTCGCCCCTGCGACGGTGATCTTCTCGACCGCGAAGAGAGGGCTGTACGCGGCGACCACACTGCCGATCACCAGCGCCGCGATCGCGGCCGCTGAGCCCCACACGACGAATCTGCGCCGGCGAGAGCGCTGGGTGAAGCGGCGGATCTCGGCACGAAGCGCCTTCCGGCGCGCCCTGGCCGCCCGCCAGACCTCACTGCTGCGCACAGCCTCACGCACGGCATCCCGATCCTCGTCCTCGATCACATCCGTGGTCGAGGCACGATCCGCGGCATCCGCGACGTCGGGGTCGCCGGCATCCTGCGCCGGGGACCCGGCGGCATCCGCGGACGCGCCGCCGAAGCGCAGCAGGCCACGGCGACGTCCGGGCGCTGCGTCCTCGGAGACGTCGTCAGGGGTCGGCTCCTCGGGCGATGCGGGAAGCGGTGCCGGGCGGCGCATGTCAGTCCTCGACGGGACGGCGCAGCGAGTCCAGCACCTGCGGGATGATCTGGTAGACGTTGCCGCAGCCGAGGGTGACGATGTAGTCGCCTTCGCGCGCGATGCGGGCCGTGTAGTCGGCCGCCTCCTGCCAGTCGGGGACGTAGTGCACGTTGGTCTGGTCGGCGAAGGCCCCGCTGACCAGTTCGCCCGTCACGCCGGGCACCGGATCCTCTCGCGCGCCGTAGACGTCGAGCATCACGGTGTGATCGGCGAGCTCTTCGAGCACCTCGGCGAACTCGCGGTACATGTGCTGGGTGCGCGAGTAGGTGTGCGGCTGCTGGATCGCGATCAGGCGCCCTGACCCCGCCACCCCGCGCATCGCCTCGAGGGCCGCTCGCACCTCGGTCGGGTGGTGCGAGTAGTCGTCGTAGACGCGCACGCCGCGCGCCTCGCCGTGCAACTCGAGCCGACGGACGGTTCCTGCGAAGCCCTCGACCGCACGGACGGCGTCTGCGAGAGCGTAGCCCAGCGTGAGCAGCACCGCCACGACGCCGCCCGCGTTGATCGCGTTGTGCGCGCCTGGCACGGCGAGCTGCATGCGCACCGACTCGGTGCCGCGCACCAGCGTCGCCGAGACCCCGCCGCCGGTGGCGATGTCGTCGATGCGGAGGTCGGCGTCGGGCGCGCGTCCGAAGGTGACGACCGTGCGGTGGCTGAGGCCTGCCCGCACGCGCTGCGCGCCGGGGTCGTCGCTCGAGATCACGACCGCCTCACGGGCCTCGTCGCCGAAGCGCACGAAGGCGTCGTAGAAGGCGTCCTCGGATCCGAAGAAGTCGAGGTGGTCGGGGTCGACGTTCGTGATCAGTGCGATCGCGGTGTCGTACAGCAGGAAGGTGCCGTCCGACTCGTCGGCCTCGATGACGAAGAGCTCGTCCGAGCCCGTGCCGCTCGAGATGCCGAGCTGCTCGATCACGCCGCCGTTGACGAAGCTCGGGTCGGCGCCGAGGGCCTGCAGTGCGGTCACGAGCATGCCGGTCGAGCTCGTCTTGCCGTGGGCGCCCGCGACTGAGACGAGACGACGCCCGCCGATCAGCCAGAACAGCGCCTGGGAGCGGTGGATGACGTGCAGGCCGCGCTGCTTGGCGGTGACGAACTCGGGGTTCTCCGGCCAGATGGCACCGGTGTGGATCACGGTGTCCGCGTCGCCGAGATGCGCCGCGTCGTGTCCGACGTGCACCGTCGCCCCGGCGGCGGCGAGGGCGCGCAGGTTGTCGCTGTCTGCGCGGTCGGATCCGGAGACGCGGATGCCCGCGTCGAGGAACATCCTCGCGAGTCCGCTCATGCCGGAACCGCCGATGCCGATGAAGTGCGCGGAGGAGATGGTGTCGGGGATCGGGAGGGAGAGGTCGGGTCTGATCATGTCGCTCCCAGTCTACTTTTCGGCGAGTGCGCGATCGATGAGCGCGATGAGGTCCTCGGAGCCGGTGCGCGAGCCGATGCGCTCGGCCGCCGCCGCCATCGCCTCGATGCGCGCGCGGTCCCCGAGCAGCGGGATGATCCGCTCGCGCACGACGTCGCCGTCGAAGGTCTCGTCATCCAGCAGCACGGCAGCCCCGGCCTCGACCGCCGATGCCGCGTTGAGCCGCTGCTCGCCGTTGCCGACCGAGTAGGGCACGTACACGGCCGGGATGCCGAGCGCGCTCACCTCGCTCACGGTGGCCGATCCTGAGCGCGACACGATCAGGTCGGCCAGGGCGAAGGCGAGATCCATCCGGTCGATGTAGCGGCGCATCGCGTAGCCAGGCACCTCGGGGTCGACGAGGTCGCTCCGCTCGCCCGTGGCGTGCAGCAGCTGCCAGCCGGCTGCGAGGATGTCGCCCCACGATCCGGCGATCGCCTCGTTCAGCCGCAGAGCCCCCAGCGAGCCCCCGAAGACGAGCAGCACCGGACGATCGGGGTCCAGACCGAAGTACGCCGCGGCCTCGGCTCTGGTTCCCGCCCGGTCCAGGTCGACGACCTCCCGGCGCAGCGGCATCCCGACCACCTCGCCGCGGGACAGCGGCGTGCCCTCGAACGCGACGCCGACGGCAGCGGCGCTGCGGGCGCCGAGCACGTTGGCCAGACCAGGCTTCGCATTGGCCTCGTGCACGACGAACGGGACGTTCTCGCGCCGGGCGGCGACGTAGGCGGGCGCGGACGCGTAGCCGCCGAAGCCGACGACCACGTCGATCGCGTTGCGGCGGATGTGCTCCCGCACCTGGGCGACCGCACGCTGGAATCGCAGGGGGAATGCGATGGCGGCACGGTTGGGACGACGCGGGAAGGGAACCTTGTCGACGATGAGCAGCTCGTAGCCGCGCTCCGGGACGAGGCGGGACTCGAGCCCCTCCTTCGTGCCCAGCACGAGCACCTGGTCGCCGGCGCGCTCACGCAGCAGATCGGCGACCGCGAGCAGCGGATTGACATGGCCGGCGGTTCCCCCGCCGGCGAGAAGGTACGAAGTCACCTCGCGACCCTACCCGCTGTCGCCGTGGTCCGGCCGCGTGGCGTCTGGACGGACGCGCGCGGGTCGGACTGGGGCAGCGTGCGGGCGAAGGCGAGCAGCACGCCGCACGCCGCCAGCACCGACACCAGCGCTGTGCCGCCCTGCGACATGAAGGGCAGCGGCACTCCCATCACGGGGAAGACCCGCAGCACGACGCCGATGTTGATCAGCGCCTGACCCATGATCCACACGCCGATCCCTCCCGCGGCGACCCGGATGAAGGGGTCGTCCGAGCGGCGCACGATGCGGAACACGCCGACCGCGAAGACCGCGAAGAGCGCCAGCACCAGCACGCAGCCGATCAGGCCGAGCTCCTCGCCGACGATGGCGAAGATGTAGTCGTTCTCGGCGGCGGGCAGCCAGCCGTACTTCTCCTGCGAGTTTCCGAGCCCGACGCCGAAGATGCCGCCGTTCGCCATCCCCCACATGCCGTGCACGGCCTGGTAGCACTCGCGCGTCGGGTCGCAGGCCTCGGGATTGAACGCCGACATGATGCGCTTCATGCGGTTGTCACTGGTCAGCGCATACCCGAGCACGGCGATGACGCCGCCGATCAGCGGCAGGATGAACAGGCGCAGCTTGACGCCGGCGAAGAACAGGCAGCCGAGGGTGATCAGCACGAGCACCATCGCCGTGCCGAGGTCGTTGGCCCCGATCACGGTGCCGACGACGAGCACCGACACGGGGACCACGGGGATGAAGACGTGATGCCAGATGCCCAGACGCGCGCGCTTGCGAAGCAGCACATAGGCGATCCAGAGCGCCAGTGTCAGCTTCAGGAACTCGGACGGCTGCAGCTGGAAACCGGCGATCCGGATCCAGTTGGTGTTTCCATACGACGACACGCGCAGACCGGGCACGAAGACCAGCAGCTGCAGGGCGGTGGCTCCGATGAGCGCCGGCCATGCGATGCGACCGAGGAACGACACGGGCAGCCGGCTGATCAGCAGCATCAGCGGGATGCCGAGAAGTGCGAAGATGCCCTGCTTGAGCGCGCCGTCCCACGGGTCGGGCTTCGCGCTGGTCGCGGAGAGCACCATGACCCATCCGAAGACCGTGAGCACCAGAGCCGTCGAGGCGATGAGCACGAACTCCGTGGTGGGAGGAGCGAAGAGGCGACCGAGCGATACCCGCGCCGCGAGTCCGCGGCCCTCGGTGCGCGGAGGGCGAGTCGTCTGCGTCATCCGCGCCCTCCTCCGTCTACGATCCCGACTGCTCGATCCATGCGCGCACCGCCTGCGCGAAGCGCTCTCCCCGGTCCGCGTAGCTGGCGAACTGGTCGAAGGATGCCGCGGCGGGAGCCAGCAGCACCGTCCCCTCGCCGTCGATGATCCCGGTCGCCAGTTCCACGACGCGATCCATGACCTCCCCAGTCTCACCGGGGACGACCTCGAACACCGGCACCTGCGATGCGTGTCGCTCGAATGCCGCGAGAACGGGCGCGCGGTCCACGCCGATCACGATCGCGGCCCCCGCCGTGCGGCCGGCATCGGCGACGAGGTCCCCGAGGTCGACCCCCTTGAGGTCGCCACCGACGACCCACACCGCGCCGGGGTAGGCGCGCAGCGACGACGCGGCCGCGTGCGGATTGGTCGCCTTCGAGTCGTCGATCCACCGGATGCCGCGATGCTCGGCGATCAGCTGGATCCGATGCGCGTCCAGGGTGAAGTCGCGAAGGGCGTCATGGATGACAGCGGGTGCGACGTCCAGCGAGCGGACCAGCGCGGACGCGGCGAGGATGTTCTGCACGATGTGCGGCGCGCCGAGGCCCGCTGCGCGGAGCTCGTCGAGCGTGGTCAGCTCGAGTGCGCTGTTGCGACGATCCGCATGGAAGGCGCGGTCGACGAGAATGCCGTCGACCACGCCGAGGTCGCTGGGCCCCGGCGTGCCGAGGTCGAAGCCGATCGCGCGCGCTCCCTCGGTGACATCCGCCTCCTCCACCATGCGCACGGTGGCGGCGTCCGCTTTGTTGTACACGCAGGCGACCCTCGTGTGCCGGTACACGAACGACTTCGCCTCGCGGTACGCGTCCGAGCTGCCGTGCCAGACGAGGTGGTCGTCTGCGAGGTTCAGGCAGACCGCGGAGTGGGGCACGAGCTGTCCCGCGAGGGCGGACTGGCCGATGTACCAGAGCTGGTGGCTGGACAGCTCGACGACGAGCACGTCGAAG
It encodes:
- a CDS encoding FtsQ-type POTRA domain-containing protein: MRRPAPLPASPEEPTPDDVSEDAAPGRRRGLLRFGGASADAAGSPAQDAGDPDVADAADRASTTDVIEDEDRDAVREAVRSSEVWRAARARRKALRAEIRRFTQRSRRRRFVVWGSAAAIAALVIGSVVAAYSPLFAVEKITVAGATTIDPAVVQQSLSGQIGAPLALVDADEVRSALAEFPVIESYALEVRPPRELLVRIVERTPIGAIRGDDGYSVVDAAGVVLASSPELPEGRPELDVAGGVRSAAFHSAGLVMRSLPADLRSTVAEVRATSGDDVTLRLGDGKTVVWGSEKDSVRKAAVLVRLIAASPGSSTFDVSSPTVPVVR
- the murC gene encoding UDP-N-acetylmuramate--L-alanine ligase — protein: MIRPDLSLPIPDTISSAHFIGIGGSGMSGLARMFLDAGIRVSGSDRADSDNLRALAAAGATVHVGHDAAHLGDADTVIHTGAIWPENPEFVTAKQRGLHVIHRSQALFWLIGGRRLVSVAGAHGKTSSTGMLVTALQALGADPSFVNGGVIEQLGISSGTGSDELFVIEADESDGTFLLYDTAIALITNVDPDHLDFFGSEDAFYDAFVRFGDEAREAVVISSDDPGAQRVRAGLSHRTVVTFGRAPDADLRIDDIATGGGVSATLVRGTESVRMQLAVPGAHNAINAGGVVAVLLTLGYALADAVRAVEGFAGTVRRLELHGEARGVRVYDDYSHHPTEVRAALEAMRGVAGSGRLIAIQQPHTYSRTQHMYREFAEVLEELADHTVMLDVYGAREDPVPGVTGELVSGAFADQTNVHYVPDWQEAADYTARIAREGDYIVTLGCGNVYQIIPQVLDSLRRPVED
- a CDS encoding UDP-N-acetylglucosamine--N-acetylmuramyl-(pentapeptide) pyrophosphoryl-undecaprenol N-acetylglucosamine transferase, producing MTSYLLAGGGTAGHVNPLLAVADLLRERAGDQVLVLGTKEGLESRLVPERGYELLIVDKVPFPRRPNRAAIAFPLRFQRAVAQVREHIRRNAIDVVVGFGGYASAPAYVAARRENVPFVVHEANAKPGLANVLGARSAAAVGVAFEGTPLSRGEVVGMPLRREVVDLDRAGTRAEAAAYFGLDPDRPVLLVFGGSLGALRLNEAIAGSWGDILAAGWQLLHATGERSDLVDPEVPGYAMRRYIDRMDLAFALADLIVSRSGSATVSEVSALGIPAVYVPYSVGNGEQRLNAASAVEAGAAVLLDDETFDGDVVRERIIPLLGDRARIEAMAAAAERIGSRTGSEDLIALIDRALAEK
- the ftsW gene encoding putative lipid II flippase FtsW, whose translation is MTQTTRPPRTEGRGLAARVSLGRLFAPPTTEFVLIASTALVLTVFGWVMVLSATSAKPDPWDGALKQGIFALLGIPLMLLISRLPVSFLGRIAWPALIGATALQLLVFVPGLRVSSYGNTNWIRIAGFQLQPSEFLKLTLALWIAYVLLRKRARLGIWHHVFIPVVPVSVLVVGTVIGANDLGTAMVLVLITLGCLFFAGVKLRLFILPLIGGVIAVLGYALTSDNRMKRIMSAFNPEACDPTRECYQAVHGMWGMANGGIFGVGLGNSQEKYGWLPAAENDYIFAIVGEELGLIGCVLVLALFAVFAVGVFRIVRRSDDPFIRVAAGGIGVWIMGQALINIGVVLRVFPVMGVPLPFMSQGGTALVSVLAACGVLLAFARTLPQSDPRASVQTPRGRTTATAGRVAR
- the murD gene encoding UDP-N-acetylmuramoyl-L-alanine--D-glutamate ligase — translated: MSDRLDSLTSWRADWSGLRVAVLGLSVTGFSAADTLTELGAEVLVLSEGAAEEYARLVPVIGARLELASLADVPAALRDFDPEVVVASPGFPPSHPVIRWAQQNGIALWGDIELAWRVRDKVVRADGSPADWVLITGTNGKTTTTQLTATLLQAGGLRAAPCGNIGVPVLDAVRDPAGFDVLVVELSSHQLWYIGQSALAGQLVPHSAVCLNLADDHLVWHGSSDAYREAKSFVYRHTRVACVYNKADAATVRMVEEADVTEGARAIGFDLGTPGPSDLGVVDGILVDRAFHADRRNSALELTTLDELRAAGLGAPHIVQNILAASALVRSLDVAPAVIHDALRDFTLDAHRIQLIAEHRGIRWIDDSKATNPHAAASSLRAYPGAVWVVGGDLKGVDLGDLVADAGRTAGAAIVIGVDRAPVLAAFERHASQVPVFEVVPGETGEVMDRVVELATGIIDGEGTVLLAPAAASFDQFASYADRGERFAQAVRAWIEQSGS